A genome region from Gemmatimonadota bacterium includes the following:
- a CDS encoding PHP domain-containing protein, whose translation MDLDLHLHSAASDGTLPSAEVVSAAIAARLDVIALTDHDTLAGVFAAVEAARGQALAVIPALEISTTWDDADLHILGYFVDPMDPRIQEHCERAVGRREARLREMVSRLRDQGVDVAFERVAEAAGEGAPGRPHLARAMVEAGVVTSVPEAFDRYIGNNHPAYIPTLLLDPGEAIRLIHGAGGIAVWAHPPAHRLETLLPELRQWGLDGLEVYRPFLGRDRMLRIEAAARSAGLLVTGGSDWHGPEGGPLGEFRVHASEVSRFLEAGGM comes from the coding sequence ATGGACCTCGACTTACACCTCCATTCCGCCGCTTCGGACGGCACGCTCCCGTCCGCTGAGGTTGTCTCTGCCGCGATCGCCGCGCGCCTCGACGTAATCGCGCTCACCGATCACGACACCCTCGCCGGAGTCTTCGCGGCCGTCGAGGCCGCACGGGGGCAGGCGCTCGCCGTGATCCCCGCGCTCGAGATCAGCACGACCTGGGACGACGCCGATCTCCACATCCTCGGCTATTTCGTGGACCCCATGGATCCGCGGATCCAGGAGCACTGCGAACGCGCCGTGGGGCGCCGCGAGGCCCGGCTCCGCGAGATGGTCTCCCGTCTCAGGGACCAGGGCGTGGACGTCGCCTTCGAAAGGGTGGCCGAGGCGGCCGGAGAAGGGGCTCCCGGCCGGCCCCACCTGGCGCGGGCGATGGTCGAGGCGGGCGTCGTGACCTCTGTTCCCGAGGCCTTCGACCGGTACATCGGGAACAACCATCCCGCCTATATCCCGACCCTCCTCCTCGATCCCGGTGAGGCGATTCGGCTCATCCATGGTGCCGGAGGGATCGCCGTCTGGGCACACCCGCCGGCCCACCGCCTCGAAACCCTCCTGCCGGAGCTTCGGCAGTGGGGGCTCGATGGTCTCGAAGTTTACCGGCCCTTCCTCGGGCGCGACCGGATGCTCCGGATCGAAGCCGCGGCCCGGAGCGCGGGCCTCCTGGTCACGGGCGGCTCCGATTGGCACGGTCCCGAGGGGGGGCCGCTGGGCGAGTTCCGCGTGCATGCCTCCGAGGTTTCCCGGTTTCTCGAAGCCGGGGGCATGTAG